A region of the Methylobacterium nodulans ORS 2060 genome:
CAATAAGCCCCTCCTAATACTAATAAATACTTCTTAAGACTAAGTCGTTCATAAGACGCGAAACAAGCTCTCAGCGGCACCATCGCGCTGAACGTTGGAGAGCGCGAGGGCTCCGCTGACCCCCTTCTGAGGCACTATTTGGACGGGCTCTAGGGCCGAAGCTTGACGGCCGTCTAGCCCCTTCCAGGCGCCGAGAAACGGCCTTTCAGATCGCCGTCCACCCGTCGGGCCACGGCACGTCCCGCCCGACCACTTGGTAGTGGGCCGGCAGCGGGCCGGCGGATCCCGCGCACCAGCCGGACTCGGCATTGCCCCGGGCGTAGATCCCCAGCACGTCATGCATGACGCTGGTCTGCTTCGACCTACAGCCAACGGGAGCGAAGCACGGGCAGTGGACCTGCTGCAGGAGATCCACCAGGAAATCCGGTCGCCCCGTGCTGGCGATGTGCTGCCCAACTCGCTCAGATGCCGAGATATAGCCCCAAAGAGCACGGGCTGTGCTCTTGTGGCGGCGGTCCTCTCAAGCAATTGTGTCGACAACCTTTAACAAGATTCAGTTCCCTTCGAGACAGCATCGGGGTAACGTGAATGATAACTATTGTGTCGTCGCTTATATCCGCTGGCGTTGCTACGGCAGCCGTTTCAGGTCTAAACATGGTATATCGAAGGAAATCCGAAGATTCACATGACACAAAATTCTTGCTTTGCACAGGGTGTGCAATAGCAGCGATAGGCTTATTGGGCGCACCTTTCGCTTTAACTTTTGAATACTAAATTCATCGAGCAAGCCCCACCTTTCAGGACCATCTGTAAACGCGGTAGGCATACACGCTCCCGGAGGATGCCACACAAAGCGCCTTCAGGGGTTGCTGACCACGCTTTCCCCAGTCGACCGACCTCGTGAGAGTGGCCGTCCGCGCGCAGCGCGCCGATCTTGGGCGGCGGGATCTCCCGGCCGTGCTCGTCGTAGGCGCGACGTGGATTGCGACGTCTCACAACAGGTGCCATTCGCGGGATCGTAGGCCAGGAGATTATGACGCAGATGCGTCCGAACGGCCTTCTGCGCCGTTAACCTGCGTTATAAACATAATTGAGTCGTTACAGGTCTTAACTCACTCTTAATATTTGTTCATGGTATGTTTTTATCAAATGGACATATGATAAGCTAGACGAAGAATTCAGAGAACGATAACAGAACAAAACTAACTCACATTCATGCTACATCAGACAAGTTAGATGGTGATGTGGGGCAGTCTGAACAGGCTGCCTCACGCTTGCGTCAGCCCGCCGCATCCCCGATTGCCTGCATGCGAGCCAACGACGGCTATATAGGCTGCGTCCCGAGAGTGTTCGTCAGTTGAAAGGGCCGGCCCGCACGTCCGCGTGTGGGCCGTTCTACGGCGCCTTATCTCAAGCGTACCGCCTACCTCCCGCTAAACCTCAGCAATACATCGCGCAGGCGCCAATTCGCATTCCATAAATGCGCTTACGCGCCCCGCGGCGCCTCGCCCGCCAATCCGACAGAACGGCCTTCTCCGCCTCTAGGCGCACCGCCGCAAGCTGTTAAACCAGTCCTGAAGATTGGCACCCCGCCGGAGCGGGAGAGGCAACGATGGCTCTGCTCCAATCTGCGGCGCGCAATCGCCTGCTCCGACGGCTGTCCCCCGAAACTTACGCGCAGCTGCAGCCTCACCTCCAGCTGATCACCACAGAGCTGCGGCAGGTGCTGGTCGCCCCCAATGTGCCGATCCAGCGGCTCTACTTCCCCGAGAGCGGGTTCAGCTCGATGACCACGGGGGGCCCGCGAGGCCAAAGCGAGATCGGGCTCGTCGGTCCGGAGGGCCTTGTGGGCGCCACCCCGGTGCTGCTCGGCAGCGACCGCGGGCCCTACGAGCACATGATCCAGAGCCCCGGCGCGATGCTCGCCATTGAGGCCCCCATCCTGCTGCGCGCCACTGACGCCAATGCAGCGCTGCGCCGCCTGCTGCTGCGCTCGGTCCAAGTGCAGATGGTGCAGACGGCGCAGACCGCCTTCGTCAATGCCACCTACCAGGTCGAGGCGCGCCTCGCCCGCTGGCTGCTGATGTGCCACGACCGGACCGAGGGTGACGAGCTCGCACTCACCCACGAGTTCCTGTCCCTGATGCTGGGCGTGCAGCGGACCAGCGTGACCTTGGCGCTCCAGGCCCTGGAGGGCCGCCAGCTCATCCGGGCCCGGCGTGGGCGCATCACGATCTTGAACCGCCCGGCGCTGCTCGGCGTGGCGGGTGACAGCTATGGCGTGCCTGAAGCTGAACATGCGCGCTTGATCGAGGAAGCATGATCCTCGCTGCCAGGGTAGCCCTGCCGTACCGGCAGCCCTTAGCTTCGGCTTGGCATATTGGCGCTTATGCGAACGGGCCGGTCTCAGGCGCGCGAGGCCGAGAGCCCCCTCAGCTCGTCGCCTTACTTCCTGGGTGAATGCCATCCGCTCCCGCCTGGGCTAGCAAGCCGACTCACGCTGCTTCGTGGGAGCATAGGATGGCCGGGACCTCACGCTCCTTCGTCGTGCCGTCTCCTGTGTTGGTTGCTCCGCCTCCCCGCCCGCCGGTCAATGACGAGGTGCAGAAGGTGCTCCTCCGCTTCGCCAGCCTGAGTGTGCGGGCTCGACAACAGGGCGATCCCGAGCTGGCGACGTGGATCGATCAGGCGGGCCTGCGGGCGGCCGCCGCGCGTCTGAGGATGTAGGCGAAGGAGCGCCTGTCGCTGCGGTGCACCCGCTCGTGAAGCGCTTCTGGATCCGCAGAGTGCGCTGACGGCCCGCAGCGGGCCGGACCGACAGGTTTGTTGTCCACCCGCACAGTTGAGATCCGTCCAGAAAGTGAGCCGGGTCGTCCTTGAGAGGCCGACCCGGCAGCGTCGCGGAGCGAGGCAGGAAATCCGCGAGGCCGCGCGTCATCTCCATCTCAATCGGGGCGACATGACGGCGCCCCAGACCGCGCCTTACGTCGATATTGGGTATACCCGTGAGAGGCACGTCAGCTCAGGCAAATATGTCATGCTTCATGCCGGATCCCTTCACCGAAGCTCAAAGTGCCGCTCAGATAACCGGGATCAAACTCTGCAAATCGCTCTAACCGCTCGACATCAGGAATTGTCACTCGGCGATTTGCCACGATTAGCAAATCAGCATCCTTCAATGACTTCAAAACACGATTGACGTGAACATTTGACAATCCGAATATCTCCCCCAGATCAGACTGAGTGAGATTGAATTCATAACTGCTCTCATCAGCAAGGCCAACCGCATGCAAGCGTACAAGCAACTCGCAAAAGAAGTGTGCTATTCGCTTGTCAGCCTCTCTTCCCATATTGGCCAACCACGCCTGCATCGTGCTGAGCTTTACGAGAGTTACCCACCAGAGCGCTCGCGCAATGCGGGGGTATGTGTTGATCAACTCGACCATCGTTTGACGCGGAATATCCGCGACTTTGCAGGTGGTAAGCGCTGCCACTCTGTTTTGAAAGACAAATGGCATAGGCACATGCCCGTCGCAGAGGTCGCCTGGAACAATAAGGGAGATGATCCGGCGATTCCCGTCTGCCCACAACTTGTATCTACAGGCAAATCCGCCCAATATGAGATGCACATTGTCAGCAAAATCATTATCGTATACATCAGAACGAGCTACCACAAATCTTTCCCGTAAATTTACATCTTGCAGAGCTTTTATCTCGACGCCTGATAATACGCCAGCGTGCTCGAGTCGCCTTATCAGACGGTTGTACATACTGAATCCCCTCTCTCAAGGGTAGCAGCATCTTTTAGTATGCAACCCAGTATACAGTCCGGACCAACCGCTACAATCCCTGATGCGAGCTGCGGGTCCGGCACCCCTTGCCCGAACTCATCGTGATACTCGCTGCCGCCGTTCGGGGTTTGGCGGTCGCCATACACCTGCGCGTAGAGCACCTCTGGATCCGCAGACTGCGCTGCTCAGCAGGCAGCGGCCGCCGGTCACGGCGGGCCTGTCGCAAACGCGATGACGTTCACCAGCCATTAGGCATACCAGCCCAGCTTGCCGCCTCCGCCCCGGAGCCGGCCCATGATCCTCAACGCCCTCGCCCTCAAGCTGAAGCGCCAAGCTCGCGGCGACTTCAAGGGCCGGCACTTCGAGGCCACGCTCATCGTCCAAGCTGTCTCCTGGTATCTGCGCTACGCCCTGAGCTACCGCGACATCGAGGAGATGCTGCTCGAACGCGGCCTGGAGGTGGATCACTCCACCCTCAATCGCTGGGTGCTCGCCTACGCGCCGGCCATCGAGCGCCGCTTACGCATGCTCCGCAAACCGCATTGCGGATCGGTGCGCGTCGACGAAACGTACATCTGCATCCGGGGCCAGTGGCGCTACCTGTACCGCGCCATCGACAAGCACGGGGAGCCGGTCGACTTCCTCCTCACCGCCCACCGCGACCTGGACGCCGCCAAGCGCTTCTTCCGCAAGATGCTCAAGGAGGAGCCGCTGCTCGCGCCGGATCGCATCGGCACCGATGGAGCCGGCCCCTACCCGCCGGCCATCGCCGAAAGCCACGAGGAGGGTCTGCTGCCCCGGGCACCGACCCACCACGTCACCAAGCACCTGCAGCAAGGGATCGAGAGCGACCACTTCCGGGTCAAGCGGCCGATGCCCCGCGTGGGCGGGTTCCGCTCGTTCACCACGGGGCGGCGCACGATCCAGGGCTTCGAGGCCATGCTGTGGTTGCGCAAGGGCTTCGGGTTCGCGGGGGCGTGGACCGTGCGCGAGCAGAACCACACTCGAAAACCGAGCGGTCATGGAGCACCACACCTCGCCGGAGGAGGCGGGCACGGTGTTCTCGCGGGCCAAGCCGAAGCTCGCGGCCTACACGCACATCATTCAGCTCACGGCTCGCGGTTCGACAACTACTCCGGATGTGGCACAGATCGAAGCAGCCACCCGGCGCACCTACTCCGGACCGCTCGCGGTTGGAGAGGATCTGATGCGCTTCGTCATCAGCAACGGCACCGTGGCCGTGAAGCGCTGGGATGCGGTGCGGCAAACATACTCGGAGTGACCTTCATCGACCGCTTGGGCCGCCGGGCAGTGTTTGTCTTCGCGCGAGGCTGACTGAGCGCGAGCAATTCAGCTCGCTTGATCGGCCAGGTGATGAATGGTGTCCAGAAAACGACCGGATACTGCTGGCGAATTCGACAGCTACGCGGTGAGAGCCTTGAAGCGTGAGATGCACGTGGACGCGAGCGGGCGCTGCGAGAACCAGGCGGCGAGACGATCAAGATTGAGAGCCGCCGCCTTGGCGATGGCCGCGTCAAGATCATCGAGGTCGCTGAAGGTGGCCCCGGCGCGGCCATCGGGGTGATTCCGTCGCAGGCCGGCCGCCGCGCTTGTGGAATCCTGACGGTCCCACTAACGTGTTGAAAGTGCTGCAGTTTTCAAGAATTCTAATCTAGGAGGGTCCGGTGCAGCAGCCGGATGCTCTGCGAACCGGGTGCCTCGATCCTCAGCATGATCGTCTGTTCCTGCAACGTCTTCTCCGACGGCCAAGTGCGCGCGTGCCTTCATCCCGGCCCGGGCTGCCCCCGTACACCGGCCCAGGTCTATGCCTGCCTGGGCTGCAGCCCGAAATGCGGGCGCTGCGCGCGCACGATTCGCGGCATCCTCTCGCGGGCGCTCGCCGAGGTTCACGCGACCTGCGCGACGGCCTGCAGCGCCGCCTGCCCGCTCAGCGCCGAGCCCCGGGCCGCTCCCGCCGAGGCCGCCTGACCGGCCGCCGCGATTGAGCCCGGCGGCGAGCAGCGCCTGATCGTCAGGCCAACCGAATCACGGCTCCCATCCGTTGAGAAGCCCAAACCACTCTGCTTAGGCTCTCTCACAGAACCATTGTCCAGCGGGTCGAGATACCGGCTCGTCGCAGGACATGCAGCACAAATGAAAGCCTAGCGTAGCAGCCATTCCGATGTGACCGAATGCGGCGCTGACGCTCTCTCGACAGGACGATAGAGGTTGCGATGAGCGACAAGGCCATCCGCCAGGACGTCATCGAAGAACTCGGCTTCGACCCGAGCATCGACGCGGCCAATATCGGCGTCGCCGTGGAGAACGGCATCGTCACGCTGACCGGCTACGTCGACACCTACGCCGAGCGGACCGCCGCCGAGAGGGCGGTGAGGAAAGTGCGCGGCGTGCGCGGCGGCGTCGAGGAGATCAAGGTCCGCCTCGCCGGCCAGACACTCCCCCGCGACGAAGATCTCGCCCAGCGCGCGGTGCAGATGCTCGACTGGTCCGCCACCGTCCCGAAGAACACCGTGCAGGTGAAGGTGCAGGACGGCTGGGTGACCCTCACGGGCCAGGTCGAATGGCAGTACCAGGAGGAGGCACGCGCCGCCCAGATGCGGCTTGCCGGCTTGGCGGGCATCATCAACCTGATCGAGGTGATCCCGAAGGCGAGCGCAGCCGACTGCGCGCGACGATCGTCGCGGCGCTGCAGCGGAACGCTGAGGTCGAGGCGGACGCGTTCAAGGTTACCGTCAAGGACGCGAAGGTGATCCTCGACGGCAAGGTGCATGGTCTGTACGAGCGCAACCTCGTCGAGAACGCCGCGTGGTCGGCTCCGGGTGCGGGCCGTGGTCGACAACTGAAGGTGACGTGAGCCGCCCACCGGGGCTGGCCGATCCGCAGACCGGCCCCGCCGTGCCCGGCAGCACGTCTCCCTGGAACGAGACTTCGGGAGGGAGATCGTCGATGTCCTACGCGAGCATCATGGTGGCCGTCGACCTCGCCCCGCAGGCGCGCAACCGCGTGCGGCTGGCCGGCCATCTGGCCGACCAGTTCGGCGCGCGCCTGATCGGCGTCGCAGCGGAGCAGCCCGCCTACGCGGTGCCGCCTCTCGGAGCGACCGCGGCCAGCGCCTACGCCCTCGCCGCCTCGAGCGAGATCATCCTGAATGACCTGAGTATGGTCCATGCGGCCTTCGAGGAGGGAGCCGGCACGCGCAGCCGCGTCGAGTGGCGCTCGAACCTCGACTTCCCCTTGTCTTTCCTGATCGCGCAGGCGGCCACCGCCGACCTCGTCGTGGCCGGACGCGAGGAAGGCACCGGCCCACCGCTGTTCGCGTTCGATCCGGGCGATGCCGTCATGCGTCTGGGACGGCCCCTGCTCGTGGTGCCGCCAGAGATCGATCACCTCGTTGCCAAGCGCGTGGTGATCGGCTGGAAGAACACCAGAGAGGCGCGCCGCGCCGTGTCGGACGCGCTGCCGTTCCTGAGGCGGGCGTCGCACGTCGCGGTCGTGTCCGTCGATGAGGGGCAGGGCGCGGCGGATGGAGGGGATGTCGTCTCTCTCCTGAAAGCTCACGGCGTCGCGGCGACCAACGTGCGCGTGGACGCCGCCGGCGACGCGACCTCCCGGGCGCTCGTCGATGCAGCCTCGGAGCTGGGGGCCGATCTGATCGTCACGGGCGCCTACGGTCACGGCCGCCTGAGCGAATGGATCTTCGGCGGTGTCACTCGCGACCTGCTGGCCGCTTCGCCCGTCTGCTGCCTGATGAGCCATTGAGGCACCGTGACGCGGCGAGCCGGATCGCAGCTGCGCTCGATGCTGGGACGCACGCCGCTACAAGGTCCGCTATTGTGAAGGGTTTCGGATGCCGGCCTGAGTGGGACGGATCTGACGCGACGGAGGGCCGGCGTCCGAACGCCTCCAGGGAAGGAAACCGCGGAACACCGGGCTACGCGTGCCGAACGAGCTATGGCGATTGAGCAGGGCGTCCGGGCTGTCGGCGAAGGTGTGCGGGGCGCCGAGGCGGTGCACGCAGCCTGCCGGGCTGCGCTCAGGATCGGCAGACGGCGCTCCGGCCGCACTCTCCGGATCCCTCGCACGAGGGCACCCGCAGCGGATTGGGCACGGCGACACGAGCGCAGGCTTGCGCCTCCAAGCTGGGGAGGCGCACCGCGGGTCGATCCAGCATCAGGGTCGCGTTCGGATGAGAGCTCATGACGTGTCGATCCTGACGGCGCGGATCGGGCTAAGGCGCGGGGTCTCGCCGCAGCGGAAGCGCTCGACGATGAGCAGGCGGCCGCCGCAGCAGGGATGGGCAGGTGCCTGCTGCTTGTCGCGGGCGGGTGGGAGATCGGCCCGATCCGGGGACGGCGTCGGGGCGAGCAGAGCCCGGATCGGTGCGATGATGGCCGCTCGCGTGCCGCTGGCCAACATCCAATGGAACCTTCACAAGAGCTGCCCGGACAGCAGGGTGGCGGCAGTCCGTGCGGCTTGCGAATTTCGTACAGGGTTGGGGAGGAGATTGGCGGCATGCGCTGAAAGCATATGGCCAATCTGCAGCACGAACACGCAGACATCGTCTCGCAACGAAGCCGAGCTACCTTTGCTCAATGGACACGTTCACCGTCACGGTTGAGACGCTTATCGGGCCGCTCTATTTACGCCGAGAGACAGCCGAGGCGGCTATTGCGACGGGCCGCGTGCTGCAGCGGGAGGGCATCGGTCAGGTCTTCATCACGCCGCCAAGCGGTAGACCGTTCCCACTCGCGGATTTCGTTTCAGCCACCGAGAAGGATCGGCCCAAACGGGAGCCAGCCTGAGGCGCGTATGCGGTTTCCTTCGCGGGGGTGTGGTCAGGCGCGTGGGCGACTGTCTGGAACCAGAGCCTCTGACGTCCCAAACGAGAAAAGCCCGCCTATAAATTGGTGACGCCCATGCCGGACGTTGACGACCTCGTCTCACGGTACGTGCGGGAGGCGGACTCGATTGCGTCTGCGGCCCAGGCGACGCCCGGCGCCGACCTCAGCAGCAGGATCGTGGATTGGGTTCGTGCCGTGCGCGAGCAAGCCGATGCCCTTCCTGCCGGTCAGGGGCCCGCGCTTCTCATCCGCATCGCCGGGCAGCTGACGGTCAAGGGCGCCACTGTGCCGATCGGTGAGGATCAGCGCGGACGCACCTTGTTTCTCCTCGCTTCCCGATTGAGCGGCGACGCTCCCTGAGAAAGCTGATAGCCGACGTTCGCTGCTGGCCCGCTACAAGGTGGCCGGGCGGAACGTGCCGTGGCCGGATGAGACCCACTGAAACGAAAAGAAAGCCCGCCACGGCGAACCGGGCGGGCTATGGAAACGACTCGAAGAGAAGCGAAGAAGAGCACATCATCCCCGGCAACGAAATTGCCCGCCACGGCGAGGCCGGGCGGGCTCCGGCGATGACCGAGCCCCATCAGATCAAGCGGCGCACACCGCAGCATGGCACAACGCAGATGACCCGCCGCGTTGGCATCGCAGCGGGGCATGCTCCTCCCTAAACCTCGGGCCGCTCCGCAAGGGCGGCTTTTCCTTTTGTCCTGCTGGCTGGATTACCTCTCGCTCGCGCGAGGCGACGCGCTACGCGTAAGGCAGTTTATGGATCGGGTGGGCGGCGCTGCCCCGCCGCTGATCGGGGGTACCCGGTCGTGGCCTGCTTCACCCGCGTGGATAGGACGGTACTTGGCCAACTGCGGCAGACAAGGGATCTTCCGGGTTACCCTGGTCGTCGGCGGATAGCCGGATCAGCCGTGCATAAGCCCCAGTATGGGTCTGAACGACAATGGCCGCTCTCCGAAGAAGGCGATCGAGCCGATGATTGCGTAGGCGGAGATCCAGCCGGCGCTGTGATCGCACGAAAAAGAGCAGAACCCCGGAGGAGGCTCTGCTCCAGTCTATGGGGGAACCAAAACTACGTGAACTCACTAGGGAGAACTGACCCTGTAACTCACTTAAGGGTTAAGCACAGTAATTCTGCTTCTTGTGGTCCTTCGACTTAGAAGCGTGCTTCTTTTCCTTGGACTTGGACTTGGAGCCATGATGTTGCTTTTTCTGGCCATCATGGCTGTACGAGCTACCGGCACCGTAAACGTGTCCAAGCTCCTCAGAAGTGAGTATACGCATGGCATTCTCCTTAGTGCTTTGGTCAAGCCAGCGGTATGTGCTGACCTTCACAAGGTGAAAGGTGTAAGTAGAAGCCGAATTGTCATTAGATTAAACTGACCAAATATTTACTGTTTCTGTGCCGCTTCTCTGGAGTTTCTGGATCGCCATCAATCATTACAAATTATTATCGTTGCCATCGAAGGCGAAAGGTCGCGCGTGTTCGCACATGTGGCAGCCCGGCTCCGTGCGTTCGAGTATTGCTGTCGTGTCGCCCCGATCCGGGTGGAGACAGCACGCGGCCTCGCGGGTTCCTACCTCGCTCCGCGACACTGCCGGGTCGGCCTCTCAGGTCCGACTCGGCTCACCTTTGGGCGGTTCTCAAGCGGTAGGCGGGGCTTGTCACGTTGTCGGACGCGGCCGCGAGAAAACCTGCGCTGGCCCCTTTCAGGCCGCCACGCCAGCTGCACTGCGCCACGTCGCGAACGCCTCGGCTCGGAAGTGCCGATGCGTGCGGGACGAGACGAGGTAACGGGGAATAGTGAAGACGTTGTAGGTGGCCGCGTGCATGGACAAGAACCGCTGGGCTGAGCTGGGCGACTTGAAGCCCTGCAACTTCGCCTCTCGTCGTCGCACCGGCACATGCGAGCTCTCCGCCCGGTTGTTCGCTCGCTTGCGCTGGACGTGATCCACCCGGGTCAGTTTCATCTCACGAAGCGCAGCGCCGTAGGCCGGGCACTTGTCCGTGACCACGCCTCGGGTGCCATGCCCTGCTTCTTCAGCAGCTTGCGCATCAGCTTCTGGGCGGCTCGCTTGTCCCGTTTAGCCTGGACCAGCACATCCAGCACCTCGCCTTCCGCATCGACGGCTCGCCACAGGTACATCTGCCGGCCGGCGATGTGCACGAACACCTCGTCCAGGTGCCATCGCCCGTGCGGCTTCGGGCGAGAGGCGCGCAGCCGATGCGCAATGGCGGGACCGAAGCAGCACCCAACGCCGGATACTCTCGTAGGCGACGGTGATGCCGCGCTCGGCCAGGAGTTCCTCCACATCGCGGTAGGTGAGGGTGAAGCGAAGATAGAGCCAGACGGCGCGCTGGATGATGTCAGGCGGGAAGCGGTAGCCAGCGTAGGAGGGCGGGGTCATGCCGAACGGCTACGCCGCCCCATCAACCGCCGCAAGCCGCGATGCTCGGAAACGTGACAAGCCCGTCTCCTCGACCAGCACTCCGAAGACCGACGACAGGAGGTTTTTGCGTGCATCGGCCTGCCCGCTTAGCAGGCTCCGCGCTGAGAAGGCGTGCCCGGAGCGGCAGCGGAACCGCAACAGCCGTTTGTCATTCACCTCATAGACCGCGCTTCGGCACGTCGGGCAGTTGTAGCCCGAGGGCGTGCTCATCTGCTCGAAGTTCCACCAGTCCTCCACTCTGAACACCCCCTGGGCGATCCTGTTCTCGGTCTCGATAAGCGCCTGGGTGTCGGCTTCGGACGCCGCACCGCTCGGATCGTCGCAGGCGAGCCGGGTCAGCAGCCCGGCCATTTCAGCGAGCCCGCATCGGTGGTCCACCGGGACGTGCCGCAGCGCGCTGCTCGGCATAGAAGGCGCGGCTGCTTCGGAAGGCTCTTGAACGATCGCGGTGCCACCACGGTCTTTGATCGCCAGAAGCCCGGCCGTTCCGTCGTCGAGTTGCCCCGTCAGCACGACGCCAATGACGGCCGGGCCATAAGCAACAGCCGCTGACCGGAAAAGC
Encoded here:
- a CDS encoding Crp/Fnr family transcriptional regulator, whose amino-acid sequence is MYNRLIRRLEHAGVLSGVEIKALQDVNLRERFVVARSDVYDNDFADNVHLILGGFACRYKLWADGNRRIISLIVPGDLCDGHVPMPFVFQNRVAALTTCKVADIPRQTMVELINTYPRIARALWWVTLVKLSTMQAWLANMGREADKRIAHFFCELLVRLHAVGLADESSYEFNLTQSDLGEIFGLSNVHVNRVLKSLKDADLLIVANRRVTIPDVERLERFAEFDPGYLSGTLSFGEGIRHEA
- a CDS encoding universal stress protein, with protein sequence MSYASIMVAVDLAPQARNRVRLAGHLADQFGARLIGVAAEQPAYAVPPLGATAASAYALAASSEIILNDLSMVHAAFEEGAGTRSRVEWRSNLDFPLSFLIAQAATADLVVAGREEGTGPPLFAFDPGDAVMRLGRPLLVVPPEIDHLVAKRVVIGWKNTREARRAVSDALPFLRRASHVAVVSVDEGQGAADGGDVVSLLKAHGVAATNVRVDAAGDATSRALVDAASELGADLIVTGAYGHGRLSEWIFGGVTRDLLAASPVCCLMSH
- a CDS encoding BON domain-containing protein, with amino-acid sequence MQRNAEVEADAFKVTVKDAKVILDGKVHGLYERNLVENAAWSAPGAGRGRQLKVT
- a CDS encoding BON domain-containing protein, whose product is MSDKAIRQDVIEELGFDPSIDAANIGVAVENGIVTLTGYVDTYAERTAAERAVRKVRGVRGGVEEIKVRLAGQTLPRDEDLAQRAVQMLDWSATVPKNTVQVKVQDGWVTLTGQVEWQYQEEARAAQMRLAGLAGIINLIEVIPKASAADCARRSSRRCSGTLRSRRTRSRLPSRTRR
- a CDS encoding (2Fe-2S)-binding protein, with the protein product MIVCSCNVFSDGQVRACLHPGPGCPRTPAQVYACLGCSPKCGRCARTIRGILSRALAEVHATCATACSAACPLSAEPRAAPAEAA
- a CDS encoding Crp/Fnr family transcriptional regulator, translating into MALLQSAARNRLLRRLSPETYAQLQPHLQLITTELRQVLVAPNVPIQRLYFPESGFSSMTTGGPRGQSEIGLVGPEGLVGATPVLLGSDRGPYEHMIQSPGAMLAIEAPILLRATDANAALRRLLLRSVQVQMVQTAQTAFVNATYQVEARLARWLLMCHDRTEGDELALTHEFLSLMLGVQRTSVTLALQALEGRQLIRARRGRITILNRPALLGVAGDSYGVPEAEHARLIEEA